The Aureispira anguillae genome contains a region encoding:
- a CDS encoding SBBP repeat-containing protein — protein sequence MRQISYLFVLLLIFCLQDSYGQVPQLEWGQHHGTNIDDHGHDIHYDKRGYIYTTGRRNDQIFIRKSRHDGTTVWSRIIGNGIREAQGRGITTDQLGNIYVTGDFNRHIDFGNQHTLTAPGSTWDHDAFILKLDSMGTTIWAKAITGNDDQHGYTITSDQSNNIYVTGHYQDTTDFDPDTTSYIHAPYSYLGSYFLAKYDSDGNFKWMHGMPEHSGEFGHPVATDLQNNVYTVSTYQVGGNDDIRIRKRDSAGTLLWTKSIGGSEDDEAHSITVDDAGKLLITGAFQNDVDFDPSYSGTHIQSSYSRYIGLNLVFWPSIFVLKLDANGNFIWVYSDERENSKGYAIATDRNNNVYAGGRSGYNALLIKLNSNGLEHWRRTTYTSTAIYSDYAYKSGVATDSLDGVYTIGNFKGACDIDPEASHHVLNSASSTDFDFYICKWSPIPCSPASSSIDVPLCNGSYTSPSGKYTWQSSGVYQDTVWNALLCDSIITINLYDPLSLPYQEDFEGSYLPPYTSIYNYDDSITWDSIQVIGANGTATQALYVNCYDYGANNQRDYFYLPTLDFTTTQRAELTFDLSYRPYSSVYYDELGVEISTDCGNTYQRVYTKDNLTLGVGNQYHTTAWAPSSSNDWRNDAINLNAYVGHSVQIRFVVKNGYGNNLYIDNINIDTTCYPSGSNLSVNACNNYIAPDGQVYTTSGQYTAIIPNSIGCDSTIAINLTIGDSSSSTIHELACDSYTAPDGQVYTTSGQYTAIVPNSAGCDSTVTINLTIQTTASMNTTVSQNGLTLTANASGMTYQWLDCNNGNTPIVGATAQNFTPTLSGSYAVQISNGTCTSTSTCTTVSLVATENLKHGAEILVYPNPTNGIIYIHKEQEQESTIQVLDHLGRVLIEQKATATLHEINMEGFPTGLYTVSISSGQQLLFYKIVKN from the coding sequence ATGAGACAAATATCCTATTTATTCGTACTACTCTTAATTTTCTGCTTGCAAGACAGCTATGGGCAAGTTCCTCAATTGGAATGGGGGCAGCATCATGGGACCAACATTGATGATCATGGGCATGATATTCATTATGACAAAAGAGGTTACATTTATACAACGGGAAGGCGCAATGATCAAATTTTCATACGAAAAAGCCGACACGACGGGACAACGGTTTGGAGCAGAATAATAGGCAATGGAATCCGTGAAGCACAGGGCAGAGGCATTACAACAGATCAGTTAGGCAATATTTATGTAACAGGCGACTTTAACCGTCATATCGATTTTGGTAATCAACATACGTTGACCGCTCCTGGAAGCACATGGGATCACGATGCTTTTATTCTCAAACTAGATTCTATGGGGACAACTATTTGGGCAAAAGCCATAACAGGCAATGACGACCAACATGGCTATACCATAACTTCTGATCAGTCCAATAACATCTATGTAACTGGTCATTACCAAGATACCACTGATTTTGATCCAGATACAACCTCTTATATCCACGCTCCTTATTCTTATTTGGGAAGTTATTTTTTGGCGAAATACGATTCTGATGGGAATTTTAAATGGATGCATGGGATGCCTGAACATAGTGGGGAATTTGGACATCCAGTAGCAACGGATCTTCAAAACAATGTATACACGGTCAGTACCTATCAAGTTGGTGGTAACGATGACATCCGCATTCGAAAACGGGACAGTGCAGGTACACTGCTTTGGACCAAGTCCATTGGAGGTTCCGAAGATGATGAAGCGCATTCTATCACCGTAGATGATGCAGGAAAGCTACTCATAACAGGTGCCTTTCAAAACGATGTTGACTTTGACCCTAGTTACTCAGGAACTCATATACAATCTTCTTATAGTAGATATATAGGTTTAAATCTAGTTTTTTGGCCCAGCATTTTTGTCCTAAAACTAGATGCCAATGGTAATTTTATATGGGTTTACTCAGATGAAAGAGAAAATTCCAAAGGTTATGCTATTGCAACGGATAGAAATAACAATGTTTATGCAGGGGGCAGATCAGGGTATAATGCATTATTGATTAAACTCAATTCTAATGGTCTAGAGCATTGGCGACGAACAACCTATACCTCTACTGCTATTTATAGTGACTATGCCTATAAGTCAGGAGTAGCAACCGATAGCCTTGATGGTGTTTATACCATTGGCAATTTTAAAGGAGCCTGTGACATCGATCCAGAGGCAAGCCACCATGTCCTAAATTCTGCTTCATCTACAGATTTTGACTTTTATATTTGTAAATGGTCTCCAATCCCCTGTAGTCCTGCTAGTTCTTCTATTGATGTACCTCTTTGTAACGGTAGTTATACCTCCCCTAGCGGAAAATATACGTGGCAATCATCAGGAGTTTATCAAGATACCGTTTGGAATGCCTTACTCTGTGATAGCATCATCACGATTAATTTATATGATCCATTAAGCCTTCCCTATCAAGAAGATTTTGAAGGAAGCTATCTTCCCCCCTATACTTCTATCTATAATTATGATGATAGTATAACCTGGGATTCGATACAAGTAATAGGCGCTAATGGAACTGCAACACAAGCACTTTATGTCAATTGTTATGATTATGGCGCAAACAATCAACGCGATTATTTCTATTTGCCTACATTAGATTTTACAACCACTCAACGAGCAGAACTTACCTTTGATCTTTCCTACCGTCCCTATAGTTCCGTTTATTATGATGAATTAGGGGTCGAAATATCAACCGATTGTGGCAATACCTACCAGAGAGTTTACACCAAAGACAACTTAACATTAGGAGTCGGTAATCAATATCATACCACTGCTTGGGCTCCTAGCAGTTCGAATGATTGGCGCAATGATGCAATCAATTTAAATGCCTATGTTGGTCATTCTGTTCAAATTAGATTTGTCGTAAAAAATGGCTATGGAAACAATCTCTATATCGACAACATAAATATTGACACCACCTGTTACCCTAGCGGTTCTAACCTTAGTGTTAATGCTTGTAATAATTATATAGCTCCTGATGGGCAGGTTTATACGACTTCAGGACAATACACCGCTATTATTCCCAATTCGATTGGTTGTGACAGTACCATTGCTATCAATTTAACAATAGGTGATAGTAGTAGCAGTACGATCCATGAATTGGCTTGTGATAGCTATACGGCTCCTGATGGGCAAGTTTATACAACTTCAGGACAATATACCGCTATTGTCCCCAATTCGGCAGGTTGTGACAGTACGGTTACGATCAACCTAACCATTCAAACAACAGCTAGTATGAATACAACGGTCAGTCAAAATGGCTTGACCCTAACCGCCAATGCCTCAGGAATGACCTATCAATGGTTAGACTGTAACAATGGGAATACTCCTATTGTGGGAGCAACTGCACAAAACTTTACGCCTACCCTTAGTGGTTCTTATGCCGTTCAAATTAGTAATGGAACCTGTACTTCAACTTCTACTTGTACAACGGTAAGCTTAGTAGCTACGGAAAATCTAAAGCATGGAGCAGAAATATTGGTTTATCCCAATCCTACCAATGGAATTATCTACATCCATAAAGAACAGGAACAAGAAAGTACGATTCAAGTATTGGATCACTTGGGTCGAGTTCTAATTGAACAAAAAGCAACAGCAACGCTTCATGAAATCAATATGGAGGGCTTCCCTACAGGGCTTTACACGGTTTCTATTTCAAGTGGTCAACAGCTTTTATTTTATAAAATTGTAAAAAATTAA
- a CDS encoding tetratricopeptide repeat protein: MGLFNWFKKQNTEDLLELPTNQKNSFVSKANITQEKERSFSPQEIETIEHKVITLLNAKGEKAAINHACQLLKTGAYLQAVYAFQKIMDLLPAQKGLCENQIGAAYFFLHQYQDAFNHYLLSLEYNFDTKMLDYNLWEAAEAYFKITGDHSLVKIYLNRFPNGDFQQAAQELS; the protein is encoded by the coding sequence ATGGGACTTTTTAATTGGTTTAAGAAACAAAACACGGAAGACCTGCTCGAACTCCCCACGAATCAGAAAAATTCTTTCGTATCCAAGGCCAACATTACCCAAGAGAAAGAGCGTAGTTTTTCGCCACAAGAAATAGAAACCATAGAGCATAAAGTGATAACATTACTGAATGCTAAAGGTGAAAAAGCAGCCATTAACCATGCTTGCCAACTCTTAAAAACGGGAGCTTATCTTCAAGCTGTTTATGCTTTTCAAAAAATAATGGATTTACTCCCTGCTCAAAAGGGGCTTTGTGAAAACCAAATTGGAGCAGCCTACTTTTTCCTTCATCAATACCAAGATGCCTTTAACCATTACCTATTATCTTTGGAATACAATTTTGATACTAAGATGCTGGATTACAACCTATGGGAAGCGGCTGAAGCCTATTTTAAAATAACAGGAGACCACTCCTTAGTTAAAATTTATCTTAATCGTTTTCCCAACGGTGATTTTCAACAAGCTGCTCAAGAATTATCGTAA
- a CDS encoding sensor histidine kinase, which translates to MSTLYIKYKAFFLGLGITASLIFLLSYAGIILIDSTAIGENLFFFTLWWGIFSLPIYKFDYLKKNRSTIYKIIGLFLLLLGAVIMDSYMDMADNPITIFLLVFFWLGGLYLLSPAFVKKYLWLILGVYISALCYFTYVRFSAGSRGMFYGAEKEGAILSLIMPIPGFIGLWFYEQWKWLRLLQSEKSKAELALLKSQVNPHFFFNTLNNLYGLTVEKSEKAPNVILGLSDMMRYTIYDGEKERVPIEDEIAYLENYIELHKIRYHRAVNISFESHIEAPCEIAPLLFIILVENAFKHGVEVLAENAYINIRLMVEQDKIEFYIENSLDPNQALNKEGIGLTNLKKRLKLIYPQQHKLSTESKDTCYIARLEIEL; encoded by the coding sequence ATGAGTACCTTATATATTAAGTATAAAGCATTTTTTTTAGGATTAGGAATTACCGCATCATTAATATTTTTACTTTCCTATGCAGGAATTATCCTTATAGATTCGACAGCTATTGGCGAAAATTTATTTTTCTTTACATTATGGTGGGGGATCTTTTCCTTGCCCATTTATAAGTTCGATTATCTCAAAAAGAATCGATCAACCATTTATAAAATTATAGGCTTATTCTTACTCTTATTGGGCGCTGTGATTATGGATAGTTATATGGATATGGCGGATAACCCAATTACTATTTTTTTATTGGTGTTTTTTTGGTTAGGAGGGCTGTACCTTTTATCTCCTGCTTTTGTTAAAAAGTACTTATGGCTCATTTTAGGAGTTTATATAAGTGCTTTATGTTATTTTACTTATGTTCGATTTTCGGCAGGAAGCCGTGGAATGTTTTATGGAGCAGAAAAAGAAGGGGCTATACTTTCTTTGATTATGCCCATACCAGGGTTTATTGGCTTGTGGTTTTATGAGCAGTGGAAATGGTTGCGATTGCTACAATCTGAAAAATCTAAGGCAGAGTTGGCGTTATTAAAAAGTCAAGTTAACCCACATTTCTTTTTTAATACCCTCAACAACTTATATGGTTTGACCGTTGAAAAGTCAGAAAAGGCTCCCAATGTAATTTTGGGCTTGTCAGATATGATGCGTTACACCATTTATGATGGAGAAAAAGAACGTGTACCAATAGAAGATGAAATTGCTTATCTTGAGAACTATATAGAGTTGCACAAAATTCGTTACCATAGAGCAGTAAACATTAGTTTTGAATCCCATATTGAAGCACCTTGCGAAATAGCTCCTTTGCTCTTTATTATTTTAGTCGAGAATGCTTTTAAGCATGGTGTCGAAGTATTGGCAGAAAACGCTTATATCAATATTCGTTTGATGGTAGAGCAAGATAAAATTGAATTTTATATAGAAAATAGTCTTGACCCAAACCAAGCATTAAATAAGGAAGGAATAGGCTTGACTAATTTGAAGAAACGCTTGAAGTTAATTTATCCCCAGCAACATAAATTATCAACAGAGTCTAAGGATACTTGTTATATTGCGAGATTAGAAATCGAATTATAA
- a CDS encoding LytR/AlgR family response regulator transcription factor codes for MINYLIVDDEPIAHRIIEGYAVQLPHLNKIGNCYNAFEAMQLLNKGQIELIFLDINMPKLTGFEFLKTLDYKPLIVVTTAYKEFALEGYELNVLDYLLKPFSFERFVKAINKVAALGNHPNTRQQQTTNKSNPQRIFLKGDKKHYQIELDKILYLEAYGNYTKVQLTNQVITTNATLTSYEKTLPASQFMRIHKSFIVAIPNISIIEGNRIKIGLKELPIGQTYKRIVQQLLSNRF; via the coding sequence ATGATTAATTATTTAATTGTAGATGATGAGCCAATTGCACATCGTATCATTGAAGGGTATGCTGTGCAATTGCCTCATTTAAATAAGATAGGGAACTGCTATAATGCTTTTGAAGCCATGCAGCTGTTGAATAAAGGACAAATTGAGTTAATTTTTTTGGATATAAATATGCCTAAGTTAACTGGATTCGAATTTTTGAAAACCTTAGATTACAAGCCTCTTATTGTTGTAACTACTGCCTATAAAGAATTTGCGCTAGAAGGGTATGAACTCAATGTGTTAGACTATCTCTTAAAACCGTTTAGCTTTGAGCGTTTTGTCAAGGCAATTAATAAGGTTGCAGCGCTAGGAAATCATCCCAATACAAGACAACAACAGACCACCAACAAAAGCAATCCACAGCGTATTTTTCTGAAAGGAGATAAGAAGCATTATCAGATAGAACTAGATAAAATATTATACCTAGAAGCTTATGGAAATTATACCAAGGTTCAGCTAACCAACCAAGTGATTACAACCAATGCAACATTGACATCCTACGAAAAAACACTGCCTGCTTCGCAATTTATGAGGATACACAAGTCTTTTATTGTTGCTATTCCAAACATTTCGATTATAGAAGGAAATCGAATAAAAATAGGGTTAAAAGAACTACCTATTGGGCAAACTTATAAGCGAATAGTGCAACAGTTACTAAGCAATCGTTTTTAG
- a CDS encoding SulP family inorganic anion transporter — protein sequence MKHTAPNTGLKGALENWRNDLIAALSVALVALPLSLGVALASGMQPMAGLLTAIIGGVVATIFRGGHVAINGPAAGLIAAVFVAIGSLNDIDPATGQIIAGSGIRYTLAAIVVSGGIQVLMGIFKLGKLAEIFPSSVIHGILAAIGVIIFAKQIHPALGTSSEATDIIGTLLDAFYLLPSLNPFVAIISLTGLLLLIFHPKLSYKFFHFLPAPMWVLLIAIPFVYWFNFFEDHSIEFLGRSYEVGSHLLIDLSNGLPDDPNRSTLETFMGCIMHPDFSKINSYPFWLAVISITLIGSITTLVCAKAIDKLDPYQRKTDLNKDLVAVGLSSIVSGALGGLPVIAVIVRSTVNIQNNAKTRFSNLYHGLFLLLFVLLLTPVLEQVPLSALAIILVFTGFKLASPRIFKKAYEKGMEQLIFVVATLIITLQTDQLWGIIGGITITLTVQLLLARVSIQDFFRMIFKSHSQLLPIENNQYTLQLNGIVNFLSLLNINKLLEQVPPECHLIIDGSRARLVDLTVLETFHDFKFNFENKNGSVQIIGLENHVTSSDHTLALKSNHTSIEKPLGEREKRLEAKSAEKGWLFSHSTDWNSSYFNQFQFFDSRPIERKSNRIEGTYSELGVEWQIADIEFDEGALMSSEVYNTTVQFLKLPFKIPRFVIEQEGFWDKMFDRIKAFTGYKDIDFELFPEFSKKFLLEGIDEKAIRAFFTPDLILFLEKHEIYHIESNGEALLIFKYRRLAKTNEMTKMVDFSEKLIKKITPNEVQLNAAYKLQNN from the coding sequence ATGAAGCATACTGCACCGAATACAGGATTAAAAGGCGCTTTAGAAAATTGGAGAAACGACTTAATTGCAGCGCTTAGTGTTGCTTTAGTTGCGTTGCCACTAAGCCTAGGAGTCGCCTTAGCTTCTGGGATGCAACCGATGGCAGGACTTTTAACTGCCATAATAGGAGGAGTGGTAGCGACCATTTTTAGAGGTGGCCATGTTGCTATTAATGGTCCTGCGGCGGGTTTAATTGCAGCAGTTTTTGTAGCAATCGGTTCTTTAAATGATATAGATCCTGCTACTGGTCAAATTATTGCAGGCTCAGGCATCCGCTACACCTTAGCAGCTATTGTTGTTTCGGGAGGAATACAAGTTCTTATGGGAATTTTTAAATTGGGAAAGTTAGCTGAAATTTTTCCTTCATCCGTCATCCATGGTATTCTTGCAGCCATTGGGGTGATTATCTTTGCCAAGCAGATTCATCCAGCACTAGGAACTAGCTCAGAGGCAACCGATATTATAGGAACACTTTTAGATGCATTTTATTTATTGCCTTCTCTAAATCCTTTTGTTGCCATCATTTCATTGACAGGGCTGTTACTCTTAATTTTTCATCCCAAATTAAGTTACAAATTCTTTCACTTTCTCCCTGCTCCAATGTGGGTTTTATTGATTGCCATTCCATTTGTATATTGGTTCAACTTCTTTGAAGATCATAGCATTGAATTTTTAGGGCGTTCCTACGAAGTGGGCTCACATTTATTGATTGACTTGTCCAATGGTTTGCCTGACGATCCCAACCGAAGTACTTTAGAAACCTTTATGGGCTGTATTATGCATCCCGATTTTTCTAAGATCAATAGTTATCCATTCTGGTTAGCGGTTATTTCAATTACCCTCATTGGCTCTATTACCACTTTAGTTTGTGCCAAAGCGATTGACAAATTAGACCCTTACCAACGAAAAACCGATCTCAATAAAGATCTTGTAGCAGTAGGTTTAAGTTCTATTGTTTCAGGGGCTCTAGGAGGCTTGCCCGTTATTGCAGTAATTGTCAGAAGTACAGTCAACATCCAAAACAATGCAAAAACACGTTTTTCTAACCTCTATCATGGTTTATTTCTGTTGTTATTTGTTTTGTTGTTAACTCCTGTTTTAGAGCAAGTTCCCTTGTCAGCATTGGCTATTATTTTAGTTTTCACAGGATTTAAATTAGCCTCTCCTCGCATTTTCAAAAAAGCGTACGAAAAAGGAATGGAACAACTAATTTTTGTTGTTGCCACCTTAATTATAACCTTACAAACCGATCAACTCTGGGGAATTATTGGAGGAATTACCATTACTTTAACCGTCCAATTACTGTTGGCAAGGGTCTCTATTCAAGATTTTTTTCGAATGATTTTTAAATCTCATTCTCAATTATTACCAATCGAAAACAATCAATATACCCTACAACTAAATGGTATTGTTAATTTTTTGTCCTTACTAAATATTAATAAACTACTAGAACAAGTTCCGCCCGAATGCCATCTAATTATTGATGGTTCTCGTGCCCGATTGGTTGACTTAACCGTTTTGGAAACTTTTCATGACTTTAAGTTCAATTTTGAAAATAAAAACGGCTCTGTTCAAATTATTGGCTTAGAAAATCATGTTACTTCCAGTGATCATACACTAGCCCTAAAATCAAATCATACCTCTATAGAAAAACCGCTTGGAGAACGAGAAAAACGACTAGAGGCAAAATCTGCCGAAAAAGGGTGGTTATTTAGTCATTCTACCGATTGGAACAGCTCCTATTTTAACCAATTTCAGTTTTTTGATTCTCGTCCAATAGAACGAAAATCCAATAGGATTGAAGGAACTTACTCCGAATTGGGTGTCGAATGGCAAATTGCCGACATTGAGTTTGATGAAGGAGCTTTGATGTCTTCGGAGGTCTATAATACAACGGTTCAATTTCTCAAATTGCCATTTAAAATTCCAAGGTTTGTTATTGAGCAAGAAGGGTTTTGGGACAAAATGTTTGATCGTATCAAAGCATTTACGGGTTATAAAGACATTGATTTTGAGCTATTTCCTGAGTTTTCTAAAAAATTCTTATTGGAAGGAATCGACGAAAAAGCCATTCGTGCCTTTTTTACACCTGATTTGATTCTCTTCTTAGAAAAACATGAAATTTATCATATAGAATCTAATGGTGAGGCACTACTTATTTTTAAGTATAGAAGGCTGGCAAAAACCAATGAGATGACAAAAATGGTTGATTTTTCAGAGAAACTAATTAAAAAAATTACCCCTAATGAAGTGCAACTTAATGCAGCTTATAAGCTTCAAAACAACTGA
- a CDS encoding SulP family inorganic anion transporter, which produces MKSTTDLSPFHNFKDDFPASIVVFLVAMPLCLGVALASGAPLYSGLISGIVGGIVVGSLSGSPLGVSGPAAGLAVIVLNAITDLGSFDVFLVAVVLAGILQIVMGYARAGIIAYYFPSSVVHGMLAGIGVLIFMKQIPHAVGYDVDPEGDFSFIQADGQNTLSELVNMLNYVSPSVVIVSVFSLAVLILWELPSIKQFKFAKLIQGPLVVVILGICLNLFFGNTPDYAIKAEHLVNIPISTSVDGFLSNFAFPDFSALSNPQVYVVAIVLAVVGSLETLLCAEASDKQDPLKRITPANRELKAQGVGNMVCGLIGGIPVTQVIVRSSVNQQSGGKTKASAVFHGILLLLSIIIIPRVLNLIPLATLAAILMVVGYKLAKPTLFKKMYAQGWSQFIPFVTTIVGIVFTNLLMGIALGMAVAIFIILRNNFKISYHMEQSSEGDQKVIRLILSEDVTFLNKASILKTLSNIPDNVILEIDASNTYFIHNDVMEIIEDFEVNAKTRNITVRTNDLYPTKEHKTFKHYDLAPVDVD; this is translated from the coding sequence ATGAAATCAACAACAGATTTAAGTCCTTTCCATAATTTTAAAGATGACTTCCCAGCAAGTATTGTCGTATTTTTAGTTGCTATGCCCCTTTGTTTGGGAGTTGCTTTGGCATCAGGAGCCCCCCTTTATTCAGGGTTAATTAGTGGGATTGTCGGTGGAATCGTAGTCGGTTCCTTGAGTGGTTCTCCATTGGGTGTTAGTGGACCAGCAGCAGGTTTAGCAGTTATCGTTCTTAATGCCATTACAGATTTAGGCAGTTTTGATGTATTTCTCGTTGCTGTTGTTCTAGCAGGTATTTTACAAATCGTTATGGGTTATGCCAGAGCAGGAATTATCGCCTATTATTTTCCCTCTTCCGTTGTACATGGTATGTTAGCAGGGATCGGGGTTCTTATTTTTATGAAACAAATTCCCCATGCAGTGGGTTATGACGTAGATCCAGAGGGAGATTTTAGCTTTATTCAAGCTGATGGTCAAAACACCCTTTCTGAGTTAGTGAATATGCTAAACTATGTTAGTCCTAGCGTCGTGATTGTATCGGTCTTTTCATTAGCAGTACTAATCCTTTGGGAATTGCCTAGCATCAAACAATTTAAATTTGCAAAACTTATCCAAGGACCATTGGTCGTTGTAATCTTAGGAATTTGCTTAAATCTATTTTTTGGCAATACTCCAGATTATGCAATAAAAGCAGAGCACTTGGTTAATATTCCAATTTCTACTTCAGTAGATGGCTTTCTTAGCAATTTTGCTTTTCCTGATTTTAGTGCTTTATCCAACCCCCAAGTTTATGTGGTTGCAATTGTACTAGCAGTAGTAGGAAGCTTAGAAACTTTACTTTGTGCAGAAGCATCTGACAAACAAGATCCACTCAAACGAATTACCCCAGCCAATCGAGAATTAAAAGCGCAAGGAGTTGGTAATATGGTTTGTGGGCTGATTGGAGGTATTCCAGTAACTCAAGTAATTGTTAGAAGTTCTGTTAATCAGCAATCTGGAGGAAAAACAAAAGCGTCTGCTGTTTTCCATGGAATTTTACTATTGCTAAGTATTATTATTATTCCTAGGGTACTTAATCTAATCCCTTTAGCAACTTTAGCTGCTATTTTGATGGTGGTCGGCTATAAATTAGCAAAGCCTACCTTATTCAAAAAAATGTATGCACAGGGTTGGAGTCAATTTATCCCTTTTGTAACTACAATTGTGGGGATTGTCTTTACCAACCTATTGATGGGAATTGCCTTGGGTATGGCAGTAGCTATTTTTATTATTCTACGCAACAATTTCAAGATTTCTTACCATATGGAGCAAAGTTCAGAGGGAGATCAGAAAGTAATTCGCTTGATTTTATCAGAAGATGTAACCTTCTTGAATAAGGCTTCTATACTAAAAACATTATCCAATATCCCTGACAATGTTATCTTGGAAATTGATGCTAGTAATACTTATTTCATCCACAACGATGTTATGGAGATTATTGAAGATTTTGAAGTTAATGCTAAAACCAGAAATATTACCGTAAGGACTAATGACTTGTATCCTACCAAAGAACATAAAACTTTTAAACATTATGATTTGGCACCTGTAGATGTAGATTAA
- a CDS encoding TIGR02117 family protein gives MKIIFLKLAKYSLIFIVVSIAFILNYLFFAWFLSTLTTTPRTYSCDKPHIIYASSNGVHMDLIFHKDLLDKNFLAELSPLEGREYIAIGWGDKGFYLHTPSWAELKVSTAISAAFLPSTTLMHVTHYKAVNPKWKSIELCTEQLTKLNQFVEASFKRNAANDLQILEGTGYRANDFFYEAKGNYTCLYTCNVWVNQALKKADVKTAVWSPFDKGIMKHL, from the coding sequence ATGAAAATTATTTTTTTAAAGTTAGCAAAGTACAGCCTTATTTTTATTGTTGTTAGTATTGCCTTTATTTTAAATTATCTATTCTTTGCTTGGTTTCTATCTACTCTAACAACAACTCCTCGAACATATAGTTGCGATAAACCTCATATTATTTATGCCTCTAGCAATGGAGTGCATATGGATTTGATTTTTCACAAAGATTTATTGGATAAGAATTTTTTAGCCGAACTAAGTCCACTAGAAGGGAGAGAATACATTGCTATTGGGTGGGGAGATAAAGGTTTTTATTTGCATACACCTAGTTGGGCAGAGTTGAAAGTCAGTACAGCTATTTCGGCGGCTTTCTTACCAAGTACCACCTTAATGCATGTAACGCACTATAAGGCAGTTAATCCAAAATGGAAATCGATTGAACTTTGTACCGAGCAGTTGACAAAATTAAATCAATTTGTAGAGGCTTCCTTTAAAAGAAATGCAGCAAATGATCTTCAAATTTTGGAAGGAACAGGTTATCGAGCCAATGATTTTTTTTACGAAGCCAAAGGAAATTATACCTGTTTATATACCTGCAATGTATGGGTAAATCAAGCCTTAAAAAAAGCAGATGTCAAAACGGCAGTCTGGTCACCCTTTGATAAAGGAATTATGAAACATTTGTAG
- a CDS encoding SDR family oxidoreductase, which yields MKRNFKNKVVIITGASGNLGRAICKRFGQAGAQIVALDLNTTLLTDLEAELKKEQIKVLPIACDITNKKSCQGAIEQVLNTWGRIDGLVNNAGITHIERYTQMDKTKEITRRVMEVNFFGAVNCTEVVLEQICQQKGVFINISSVAGFAPLLGRTAYAASKHALHGFFESLRTELQEEGVHCMMVCPSFIQAPAKGKAASVGKNAIYQQKKTIGKSISADEIAKDIFAYCLANKPLLIAGKTGKISYWLHRFFPKIYERAMIKRLKHDI from the coding sequence ATGAAACGAAATTTTAAAAATAAGGTGGTCATTATAACAGGAGCTTCTGGCAATTTGGGGCGGGCGATTTGTAAGCGTTTTGGGCAAGCGGGGGCTCAAATAGTGGCTTTGGATCTCAATACTACACTTTTGACCGATCTTGAAGCCGAACTCAAAAAGGAACAAATAAAGGTATTGCCTATTGCTTGTGATATTACCAATAAAAAATCTTGTCAGGGGGCAATAGAACAAGTGCTAAATACATGGGGGCGCATTGATGGCTTGGTCAATAATGCTGGAATTACACATATTGAAAGATATACCCAAATGGACAAAACAAAAGAAATTACTCGCCGAGTGATGGAAGTTAATTTTTTTGGAGCTGTTAATTGCACAGAGGTCGTTTTGGAGCAAATTTGTCAACAAAAAGGCGTTTTTATTAATATTTCTAGTGTAGCGGGGTTTGCACCTTTGTTGGGGCGAACGGCTTATGCTGCTAGCAAACATGCTTTGCATGGTTTTTTTGAATCCTTAAGAACAGAATTGCAAGAAGAAGGAGTGCATTGCATGATGGTTTGTCCTTCATTTATTCAAGCCCCAGCTAAAGGGAAGGCAGCTTCTGTAGGAAAAAACGCTATTTATCAGCAGAAAAAAACAATTGGTAAATCCATCTCAGCAGATGAAATTGCCAAAGATATTTTTGCGTATTGTTTGGCAAATAAGCCTTTGTTAATAGCAGGCAAAACAGGCAAAATTTCCTATTGGTTGCATCGTTTTTTCCCTAAAATATATGAACGAGCTATGATAAAAAGATTAAAGCATGATATTTAG